The window AGCGATATACACCATCAACGAAGACTTGGACTTGATCGTGGCGACCGTCCCCAACAAGGTGCCCGTCGGGAAGAACGAGCCTGTGGCGGGAGTCAGATGCCTGCCCCTTACGGTCAAGGAGGAGCAGATAACTAGAGCGGGCTCTATCGCGCTGCCGATCACGGTGTTCCCGTTTCACCCGCTGAAGACCGCCCTTATTACGACTGGAAGAGAGATTGTCGAGGGGCGGATCAGGGACGCCTTCGCCCCCAAGCTGGTGCGCAAGCTCGCATTCTACGGGTCGACCCTTATGGAGCAGATGATAATCGGGGACGAGGAGGAGGAGATCGTCTCGGCCATCCAGGCCTTCCTGAACAAGAAAGCGGAGCTTATCATCGTGACGGGCGGGATGAGCGTGGATGCCGACGACCGCACTACGGCCGCGATTGTCCGGGCCTCGGAGAGCGTCATCTTCAAGGGGGTTCCGGCTCTTCCCGGTGCCAGGCTAATGTTGGCGCTTCATGGGAAGACAAAGATCGTGGGTGCCCCCGCGTGCGTGGTAAGGGACGAGTGGACGAGCATGGATCCTGTTTTAAACAGGCTTTTCGCAGGCTTGATCCCCACTCTCGCAGAGGTTCGCCGATGGGGAGTAGGAGGTTTTTGCAGAAGATGCCGCGTCTGCAACTACCCGATGTGCGCGTTCGCGTCGAGATGATGGACCCGTCCGCGATTTTGCGGTCTAACGAGATCCGCCCAACTCCTCTTCGCAAAAAGACACTGGCGCTTTTGCTTGAAGCCGGAGAGCCCCTCTCTTTGAAGACCCTGTTCGAGCGCTTCTCCGTAAAGCAGCCGGACAGGGTCTCTTTATACAGGACGCTGGATCTGCTCGAGCGAAAGGGGATAGTCCATAAAGTCCTGGGGGCTGACGGTGCCTGGAGGTACTGCGCACATTCGCCGGAGGAAGAGGGCTGCCCCGGCAATCACGCGCATTTTTTATGCCTTGAATGCGGCAGGATGATCTGCCTGCCCGAGCAGCCTATCCCGATGGTCGAGCTTCCAGGGGGGTATGTAGTGCAGGGGAAGCAGCTGCTGGCCTACGGGCTATGCGCAAAGTGCGCACGGGGCGGTTAGCGCTATAAGGGCCTCACCTCAGCGAACCCTGACGAGCAATCGCCTCCCGGTCTCCTCGGCGAGACCCAGAAGAGGCAGCACCCGCTCAAGGTGTTCCCTGGAGCCCAGGCCAGAGAGAAAGCCGTTGACCTTTGCGGCCGCCGGAGAGTTCATCAGGTCGCGTCCATCGGGATATAGGGCGTTGAAATGAGCCATGAGCTCCCTGTCCTGCCTGAGGTAGAACTTCTGGTGATAGTCCTCCGCGGGGAAGAACTCCCTTAATTCCTCCACTTTGGTTTCAACCCTTCTCCTTGTTCTTTCGACCTCTCTCGCAAGGCTTTGCTCGGCGGAGCTGCGCTGCTCCTCTCCATCGGTGAATACCGCCGACCTGTACTGGGTGGACCAGCCGCGCAGGGAGGGGTTGTGCCCGCGCCAGAAAACGGCCAGGAGGTCCTCGTAGGATACGACCTCGGGGTCGAAGTCGACCTGTATCGTCTCTGTGTGATCCCCTATGTCGTCGTAGGTGGGGTTGGGCGTCGTACCCCCGGCGTAGCCGACTCTCGTCCTGATCACCCCTTCAAGAAGCCCGAACCGGGCGTCCGGCCCCCAGAATCACCCCATTGCGAAGGCGGCGCTCCGAAGACCCACAGGGATGTCTTCATCCATCGGGGGAAGGTGTCCGGCCGAAGCTCGTCGGCCGAACAACAGGGATACGACCATCACCAAGGACAATACTGTTTTCACACCCTATCCCTCCTGCACTCTTTATCGGTTGTCGTTTCTCCCCCCCAGGTGCTAGTATATTGGCTGGATCAGCAATGGTAGGGAGGAGAAGTTCCGTCATGAAAGAATCATCGGTAGATCTGCTGTTTTTTACAGGCACGGGCAACACCCTGGTGGCAGCTCGCTCAGTCGCCAACGCGCTTCGAGAGGGAGGGAAAACCGTCCGGCTTATGAGGCTGGAGAATGGAATTCACGCCCTATCCGATGACGCGGCGCTTGGGATCGCCGTCACAACCGCCTGTTTTTCCACTTACCCCTTTGCCTGGGAGGTCCTCGAGCGACTCCCCGAGGGAAGAGGCAGAAATGCATTCGCCATCTCGACCATGGCCGGGTACTCCGGCGGCCTGAGAGGCCCCTTGAGGTCCCTGGTCGTCAAAAAAGGGTACCGGCCTCTCGGATACGCCGAGTTCCTCATGCCCTCGAACTACGCGAACAAGTCGATACCCGAGGGTCTGAACCGGGAGAGGATCGTGAAATGCGAGGAGAAAGCCGCGAAGTTCGCAACCAGGCTGCTGGAGGAACGTACTTCATGGCGTCGCGGAGGTCCGCTATCACCGTTTTTCAACCTTCTCGCCAGAAAGACAGGCAAGCCGTGGAGCTTCATGAAAAAGCTGTTGCCTCTCTCGGTGGACGAGAGAAAGTGCATTCAGTGCGGCAAGTGCGTCCGTCTTTGCCCGGTCAAGAATATAGTAATGGAGGAATATCCCAAGTTCATGGACCGGTGCGTCGCCTGTCAGCGCTGCTTCGCCTTCTGTCCCCCGGCCGCCATTTTCGTCCCCGGCAAGGATTTCAAACAGTACAGGGCGGTCGATTACGACACTCTGACTTCCTCGGACCTCTAGAGCATCAGCGCCCTCTTTCGATCAAGAGCGGCGCTGATTATTTATTCCCAGTTCGTGATGTCCCTTCCGGCCCCCTCGCCGCCCTCCTCCCCGTCCGGCCCCTTGGAGAAGAGGTCGAACTCGGAGTGGTCTCCGGGCATGCGGTAGACGTAATTGCTCCCCCACGGGTCTACCGGAAGCTTCCTTATGTAACCACCGTCGCGGTAGCGTCTCGGCTCGGGCGGGCTGGTCGGCTTGCTGACCAGGGCTTCCAAACCTTGCGCGGTGGTCGGATACATGCTGTTGTCCAGCCTGTACATCTCGAGGGCCTGCTCTATCTCCCTGATCTGGACGGATGCAGCCGTCCTCTTCGCCTCCTCTCCCTGGCCGACGATCTTCGGAGCCACGAGGGCGGCCAGAAGGCCCAGGATGACGACTACAACCAGGACTTCGACGAGGGTGAATCCCCTTCTTCTGCTCATTCCGAGGTGCATGTCCCTCTCCTCCTTTTTCTCATATTCTACCAGTTAACCGGCGAGGCTCGACAGCTCGAAGATCGGAAGCAGGATAGCAAGGACGACGAATCCGACGGAAAAGCCCAGGAAGAGCACCAAGGCCGGCTGCGCCAGGGTGGATATTCTCTCCATGCTCTCCAGTGCATCCTCCCAGTTCATGTCCGCAACCTGCTTCACGGCGCCGGGAAGGTCTCCTCCCATCTCGCCGACTCTAAGCATGTAGATCACATCTTCGGAGAAGGTTCCCTGCTTCTCCAGCGCCCGGTCGAAGCGAAACCCCTCCTTGACCAGGCGCGCCGCCTCAAGCCACCTTTCCTGGTTCGCGTCCATCGACGAAGCCATGTTCAGCGCCTGAACCAGGGGGATGCCCGCCGAGAGCAGAGTGCCGAGGTGGGACATCACGAGGGAGAGGGTGATCTTCTCTCTCACTCTCCTGAACACTGGCAGTGCGAACTTCTTTTTTCTACGCCTGAGGAGCAGAAACCCCAGGGCCAGGAGGATCAGGAGGACGACTCCCCATTCGCGAAGAAAATCCGTAATCGCCAGCAGTATCCTGGTCGGCATGGGGAGCTGCTG of the Synergistaceae bacterium genome contains:
- a CDS encoding molybdopterin-binding protein, which encodes EDLPILRSMGKYSITMLHLEEGDVHKDDAAHRLGKHLAGEGIFLKGPEEGKINLCSNWNGLIVYDEEAIYTINEDLDLIVATVPNKVPVGKNEPVAGVRCLPLTVKEEQITRAGSIALPITVFPFHPLKTALITTGREIVEGRIRDAFAPKLVRKLAFYGSTLMEQMIIGDEEEEIVSAIQAFLNKKAELIIVTGGMSVDADDRTTAAIVRASESVIFKGVPALPGARLMLALHGKTKIVGAPACVVRDEWTSMDPVLNRLFAGLIPTLAEVRRWGVGGFCRRCRVCNYPMCAFASR
- a CDS encoding transcriptional repressor, which gives rise to MDPSAILRSNEIRPTPLRKKTLALLLEAGEPLSLKTLFERFSVKQPDRVSLYRTLDLLERKGIVHKVLGADGAWRYCAHSPEEEGCPGNHAHFLCLECGRMICLPEQPIPMVELPGGYVVQGKQLLAYGLCAKCARGG
- a CDS encoding peptide-methionine (S)-S-oxide reductase, with the translated sequence MIRTRVGYAGGTTPNPTYDDIGDHTETIQVDFDPEVVSYEDLLAVFWRGHNPSLRGWSTQYRSAVFTDGEEQRSSAEQSLAREVERTRRRVETKVEELREFFPAEDYHQKFYLRQDRELMAHFNALYPDGRDLMNSPAAAKVNGFLSGLGSREHLERVLPLLGLAEETGRRLLVRVR
- a CDS encoding 4Fe-4S binding protein, with the protein product MKESSVDLLFFTGTGNTLVAARSVANALREGGKTVRLMRLENGIHALSDDAALGIAVTTACFSTYPFAWEVLERLPEGRGRNAFAISTMAGYSGGLRGPLRSLVVKKGYRPLGYAEFLMPSNYANKSIPEGLNRERIVKCEEKAAKFATRLLEERTSWRRGGPLSPFFNLLARKTGKPWSFMKKLLPLSVDERKCIQCGKCVRLCPVKNIVMEEYPKFMDRCVACQRCFAFCPPAAIFVPGKDFKQYRAVDYDTLTSSDL
- the gspG gene encoding type II secretion system major pseudopilin GspG → MSRRRGFTLVEVLVVVVILGLLAALVAPKIVGQGEEAKRTAASVQIREIEQALEMYRLDNSMYPTTAQGLEALVSKPTSPPEPRRYRDGGYIRKLPVDPWGSNYVYRMPGDHSEFDLFSKGPDGEEGGEGAGRDITNWE